From the genome of Thermococcus chitonophagus, one region includes:
- a CDS encoding ATP-binding protein — protein MLKEITEEYLGALNRISIIEREAKLPSGSDIKAIVGVRRVGKTVLMLQRVRELLEKGENAVYISFDEPEIRKLNHRELAEEVRREFPSGNVYLFLDEVQEWEEWDARIRWLHDVGDFDIYISGSSSTLLSSEIPSRLRGRYISRVILPFSFREVSSQDTKTFRNRGKIRKVLDDYLRWGGFPEVWTFKSREKIISIVETVFYRDIIKRFKIRDIKEFEDFFYYVLSLYSSYFTYRSLQRALASWIKLSVKTVMNYLKYMESSMLIYTIPTFSPSQREIIRRPKKLYIVDHGLANLFFRGMDMGRRIENVVFLELLRRKLYRNPLLKIFYYSGPEGEVDFVLVEGNKVIELIQVTVEVTPANYKREVEGLIKVGKKLKCNNLTLVTLERSDVDGVKVIPLWEFLLSSQESLLREL, from the coding sequence ATGCTTAAAGAAATAACTGAGGAATATCTTGGAGCACTCAACAGGATAAGCATAATCGAGAGGGAAGCAAAGCTCCCCTCTGGATCGGACATAAAGGCCATTGTAGGTGTTAGAAGGGTTGGTAAGACCGTATTAATGCTCCAAAGAGTCAGAGAGCTTTTAGAGAAAGGAGAAAATGCCGTCTACATATCTTTCGATGAACCTGAGATTAGAAAACTGAACCACAGAGAACTTGCAGAGGAAGTTAGGAGAGAATTTCCAAGCGGTAACGTTTACCTGTTTTTAGACGAAGTGCAGGAGTGGGAGGAATGGGATGCGAGGATTAGATGGCTCCATGACGTTGGCGATTTTGATATCTATATCTCGGGATCCTCTTCAACACTGCTTTCCTCCGAGATACCTTCAAGGCTCAGAGGAAGGTACATCTCACGCGTAATACTCCCATTTTCCTTTAGGGAAGTCTCTTCCCAAGACACTAAGACGTTTAGGAATAGGGGGAAGATTAGGAAAGTCCTCGATGATTACCTCAGATGGGGTGGCTTTCCCGAAGTCTGGACGTTCAAGTCTAGGGAAAAGATAATCTCAATAGTGGAGACGGTTTTCTATAGGGATATAATTAAGAGGTTCAAAATCCGGGACATTAAGGAGTTTGAAGACTTCTTTTATTACGTCCTCTCCCTTTATTCCTCCTATTTCACCTACAGGTCGCTCCAAAGGGCCCTAGCAAGTTGGATTAAGCTCAGCGTTAAAACCGTCATGAATTACCTGAAGTACATGGAGAGCTCGATGTTGATTTATACCATTCCCACATTTTCTCCTTCCCAAAGAGAGATAATCAGGAGACCCAAGAAGCTCTACATAGTCGACCACGGACTTGCGAACCTCTTCTTTAGAGGGATGGACATGGGGAGGAGAATTGAGAACGTTGTTTTCTTGGAGTTGCTGAGGAGGAAGCTATACAGGAATCCCCTCCTGAAGATATTCTACTATTCGGGCCCGGAGGGTGAAGTTGATTTCGTGCTCGTGGAGGGGAATAAAGTAATTGAGCTAATTCAAGTTACGGTGGAGGTGACGCCCGCAAACTACAAGAGGGAGGTTGAGGGCCTGATAAAGGTTGGAAAGAAACTTAAGTGCAACAATCTAACGCTCGTGACCCTGGAGAGGAGTGATGTTGATGGTGTTAAGGTAATTCCCCTGTGGGAGTTTTTGCTTAGCTCTCAAGAATCTCTTTTAAGGGAGCTATAA